From Candidatus Cloacimonadota bacterium, a single genomic window includes:
- a CDS encoding TRZ/ATZ family protein: protein MKTHRLSLPIPSEAISRLEVGDKVLLSGEVYTARDQAHIRMLEMIGGGDNLPFDLEKTAIFYCGPAPTPPGRVSGSIGPTTSTRMDPYTIPLLEKGLKVMIGKGERSSEVESAIRQYHAIYLICVGGISALLAQCVVSRETFLWPELGAEAVYRLVVKNLPCYVSIV from the coding sequence ATGAAAACACATAGACTTAGTCTCCCGATTCCATCCGAAGCTATTTCCAGATTGGAAGTTGGCGACAAGGTCCTGCTCAGCGGTGAGGTTTATACAGCCCGAGATCAGGCGCATATCCGGATGTTGGAGATGATTGGCGGGGGAGATAATCTGCCCTTTGACCTGGAGAAAACGGCCATCTTCTATTGCGGGCCGGCTCCGACACCACCAGGTAGGGTGAGCGGTTCAATCGGTCCCACAACATCCACCAGAATGGACCCTTACACCATTCCCTTGCTCGAAAAGGGCCTGAAGGTTATGATCGGCAAAGGTGAGCGTTCTTCTGAAGTGGAATCAGCTATCAGGCAATACCATGCCATCTATCTGATTTGCGTGGGTGGAATCTCGGCGCTTCTGGCCCAATGTGTGGTTTCACGTGAAACATTTCTCTGGCCGGAGCTGGGAGCTGAAGCTGTCTATCGCCTTGTGGTAAAGAATCTTCCCTGTTACGTGTCTATCGTCTGA
- a CDS encoding adenylosuccinate synthase has product MSSLTVLGCMWGDEGKAKIVDFLGANADVVARFQGGANAGHTIVLEGNKYVFHTVPSGILYPKTKCVIGAGTVIDPYGLRGEMQALMKQGIDFGGRMFIDIRAGLVLPLHKELDGSTEEELGASKIGTTGKGIGPAYSDQAARCGLRFGDLGHPDWLKQRLASLYAYHDLKPRDLTCELKELAEVWEFLKPFAAQADELLRNCYLAGESILFEGAQGTLLDLTYGTYPYVTSSNTTTGGASIGIGFPPRWLDKTIGVYKAYVTRVGEGPFPTEIFDETAEQIRAVGNEFGATTGRPRRIGWFDAVAAKYTASLNGLDALALTLLDVLSGLPELKICTGYWLDGKKLPGYTPHPLILERLEPEYLSLPGWEADLGKIRSLHRLPKTAKEYLEAVQDLVEVPIELVSVGKDRTQTIVVKR; this is encoded by the coding sequence ATGAGTTCATTAACGGTGCTGGGCTGCATGTGGGGCGACGAGGGCAAGGCCAAAATCGTCGATTTTCTGGGCGCGAACGCCGATGTGGTGGCCCGCTTTCAGGGTGGGGCCAATGCCGGGCACACGATAGTTCTGGAAGGGAACAAATATGTTTTCCACACGGTGCCCTCCGGCATCCTCTATCCCAAAACCAAATGCGTGATCGGCGCCGGAACGGTCATCGATCCCTACGGCCTGCGCGGCGAAATGCAGGCGCTGATGAAGCAGGGCATAGATTTTGGCGGCAGGATGTTCATCGACATCCGCGCCGGACTGGTTCTGCCGCTGCACAAAGAGCTGGACGGCAGCACGGAAGAGGAATTGGGAGCCAGCAAGATCGGCACCACGGGCAAGGGGATCGGCCCCGCCTATTCGGACCAGGCGGCCCGCTGCGGCCTGCGTTTTGGAGACTTGGGACATCCGGACTGGCTGAAGCAGCGCCTGGCCAGCCTTTACGCCTATCACGACCTCAAGCCGCGCGACCTCACCTGCGAACTGAAAGAGCTGGCCGAGGTCTGGGAATTCCTGAAACCCTTTGCGGCCCAGGCGGATGAGCTGCTCCGCAATTGCTATCTGGCCGGAGAATCCATCCTCTTTGAAGGCGCCCAGGGCACCTTGCTGGACCTCACCTACGGCACCTATCCCTATGTCACGTCGTCAAATACCACCACGGGAGGGGCCAGCATCGGCATCGGTTTTCCCCCGCGCTGGCTGGACAAAACCATTGGCGTTTATAAAGCTTACGTCACCCGTGTGGGGGAAGGACCTTTTCCCACTGAGATTTTCGATGAAACTGCCGAGCAAATCCGCGCTGTGGGCAACGAGTTTGGTGCCACCACCGGAAGGCCCAGAAGGATTGGCTGGTTCGATGCCGTCGCCGCCAAATACACCGCTTCACTGAACGGCCTGGATGCCCTGGCACTCACGCTTCTGGATGTGTTGAGCGGCCTGCCGGAACTGAAGATTTGCACGGGTTACTGGCTTGATGGGAAAAAACTCCCCGGCTATACACCGCACCCGCTGATCCTGGAACGGCTGGAGCCGGAATACCTTAGCCTGCCGGGCTGGGAAGCCGACCTCGGCAAAATCCGCAGTTTGCACCGCCTGCCCAAAACGGCAAAAGAATATCTGGAAGCGGTCCAGGACCTCGTGGAGGTTCCCATCGAGTTGGTCTCGGTGGGCAAAGACCGCACTCAAACCATTGTTGTAAAGCGATAA
- a CDS encoding septum formation initiator family protein: protein MKKQQPKHKALFNFIYIALFLFILSWILFWGSNSFYQKWRLQQSAARKEKLVEALEAQNDSLKQENQRLKTDPEERKRAIRATLGIYAEDETAYIFKPAQEDSMATKAGKNGEK from the coding sequence ATGAAAAAACAACAGCCCAAGCATAAAGCCCTTTTCAACTTTATCTACATCGCCCTGTTCCTGTTCATCCTGAGTTGGATACTGTTCTGGGGCAGCAACAGTTTTTACCAGAAATGGCGCTTGCAGCAAAGCGCCGCCAGGAAAGAGAAACTGGTGGAAGCGCTGGAGGCTCAGAACGACAGCCTCAAGCAGGAAAACCAGCGGCTGAAGACTGATCCGGAAGAACGTAAACGCGCCATCCGCGCCACTTTGGGCATCTACGCCGAGGATGAGACCGCCTATATTTTCAAGCCAGCCCAGGAAGACAGCATGGCCACAAAGGCCGGTAAGAACGGAGAAAAATGA
- the ugpC gene encoding sn-glycerol-3-phosphate ABC transporter ATP-binding protein UgpC, translating into MAKIVVKDLNKYYDNSVHAVIDANFEAEDKEFIVLVGPSGCGKSTVLRMIAGLEEVSSGEIWIGDTLVNDVPPKDRDIAMVFQNYALYPHMSVYDNMAFALKLRGEDKESIRKKVQHAAELLGIQDMLKRKPAQLSGGQRQRVALGRAIVRNPKVFLFDEPLSNLDAKLRVAMRAEIVKLQRQLANTMIYVTHDQVEAMTMADRIVVMKDGVIQQIDTPLKIYNDPANIFVAGFIGSPAINMVSGSVQTKGGELVFDSGDFQLEIFPAHREALQNYTGKPVIMGIRPEDIYDARYDSMADFPRKLATTCDIVEPLGNEYHVVLRTVKNEFTARFDPKELPVPGAPLEVSLNLAKAHYFDPETELSLV; encoded by the coding sequence ATGGCCAAAATCGTTGTTAAAGACCTCAACAAGTATTATGACAATAGCGTCCACGCCGTTATAGACGCCAATTTCGAGGCTGAGGACAAGGAATTCATAGTTCTCGTGGGCCCCTCCGGCTGCGGGAAAAGCACCGTGCTGAGAATGATCGCCGGTTTGGAAGAGGTTTCCAGCGGTGAGATTTGGATCGGGGACACCCTGGTCAACGACGTTCCCCCAAAAGACCGCGACATCGCCATGGTCTTTCAAAATTACGCCCTCTATCCCCACATGAGCGTATATGACAACATGGCCTTCGCCCTCAAATTGCGCGGCGAGGACAAGGAAAGCATCCGCAAAAAAGTGCAGCACGCCGCTGAACTCCTTGGCATTCAGGACATGCTGAAACGCAAGCCGGCTCAGCTTTCTGGCGGCCAACGCCAGCGCGTTGCCCTGGGCCGGGCCATCGTGCGCAACCCCAAGGTCTTTCTCTTCGATGAACCCCTTTCAAATCTGGATGCCAAGCTCCGCGTTGCCATGCGCGCCGAAATCGTTAAGCTTCAGCGTCAGCTTGCCAATACGATGATCTACGTAACCCACGACCAGGTTGAAGCCATGACCATGGCCGACCGCATTGTGGTGATGAAAGATGGCGTGATCCAGCAAATAGACACCCCACTTAAAATCTACAACGACCCCGCCAACATCTTTGTGGCAGGATTCATTGGCTCCCCCGCCATCAATATGGTGTCTGGCAGCGTGCAAACCAAAGGCGGCGAACTGGTCTTCGATAGCGGCGATTTCCAGTTGGAGATCTTTCCCGCCCATCGCGAAGCTCTGCAGAATTATACCGGAAAACCCGTCATCATGGGCATCCGCCCCGAAGATATCTACGACGCCAGATACGATTCCATGGCCGATTTTCCCCGCAAGCTTGCCACCACCTGCGACATCGTTGAGCCCCTTGGCAACGAATACCACGTGGTGCTGCGCACTGTCAAAAACGAGTTCACGGCCCGCTTTGACCCCAAGGAACTGCCTGTTCCGGGTGCCCCGCTGGAGGTGAGCCTGAACCTGGCCAAGGCTCATTACTTCGATCCCGAAACGGAACTTAGCCTGGTCTGA
- a CDS encoding DUF1887 family protein — MSRYLVSLIGELVIPNLLLIKTLTSVDKHVFLCPRGGESREQVGRLCAVSDIIDEPLLLEVEEFSLEDADRVLKNHLNDPSSEYWVNLTSGSRIMALAAFEHFRKLQSQIFYLPPYRNVFMQLWPDHIEHHLPIKFKLSLKSCLEAHGVKITRISSNQHSLEQLEAMYAIITQNSNSRFMNLLNRLGSEKRSANEENKLARLARKFSQALGISEYEVETPAWLSFIKGAWFEEYMAYWLDRIVDEVYYGVVIEMEGVQNELDCVFMHENRLHFVELKASANIGDLNEFLYKLDSLGKDFGLLPRCFLGIADPDVEHGLRHNRHYLRRAKVMGINILTYSQLKPENIEKTLREALFSSR; from the coding sequence ATGTCCCGTTATTTGGTGTCCCTGATCGGGGAACTGGTGATCCCCAATCTCCTGTTGATAAAGACGTTAACCTCTGTTGACAAGCATGTTTTCCTCTGCCCCCGGGGTGGGGAATCCCGCGAACAAGTTGGGCGGCTTTGCGCCGTGAGCGATATTATTGATGAACCGCTGTTGCTGGAGGTCGAGGAATTTAGTCTGGAAGACGCGGATAGAGTTCTGAAGAATCATCTGAACGATCCCAGTTCCGAATATTGGGTCAATCTCACCTCCGGTTCCCGGATCATGGCCCTGGCAGCTTTTGAGCATTTCCGGAAACTACAGTCCCAAATATTCTACCTGCCGCCGTATCGCAATGTGTTTATGCAGCTCTGGCCCGATCACATTGAACATCATCTTCCCATCAAATTCAAACTGAGTCTGAAAAGTTGTCTGGAAGCCCATGGGGTAAAGATAACACGCATATCATCTAATCAACACAGCCTGGAGCAGTTGGAGGCGATGTACGCCATCATCACCCAAAACTCCAATTCCCGGTTCATGAACTTGCTAAACCGTCTGGGCTCAGAAAAACGCAGTGCCAATGAAGAGAACAAATTGGCCCGACTGGCAAGAAAATTCAGCCAGGCTTTAGGGATTTCCGAATACGAAGTTGAAACCCCTGCCTGGCTATCTTTCATAAAGGGCGCCTGGTTCGAGGAATACATGGCTTACTGGCTGGACAGGATCGTGGATGAGGTCTATTACGGCGTGGTGATAGAAATGGAAGGGGTGCAAAACGAATTGGACTGCGTTTTCATGCATGAGAACCGACTCCATTTTGTGGAATTGAAAGCCTCAGCCAACATCGGCGACCTCAATGAGTTTCTTTACAAACTGGATTCCCTTGGCAAAGACTTCGGTTTGCTGCCCCGTTGTTTCCTGGGCATCGCCGATCCAGACGTGGAACATGGCTTGCGGCACAACCGGCATTACCTCCGCCGGGCCAAGGTGATGGGAATAAATATCCTCACATACAGCCAGTTAAAACCCGAAAACATAGAAAAGACCCTGCGGGAGGCTTTATTCAGTAGCAGATGA
- a CDS encoding insulinase family protein produces the protein MNPNAKLFVTLILTALLAGLFAQPAEMMQIPLQQDPAVLSGQLANGLSYYIMRNPKPANLAELRLYVDVGSVNEDADQLGLAHFTEHMAFNGTKNFAKNEVVEYLSSIGMGYYNGLNAMTSYDYTVYQLKIPTDDSAKLNQGLLILSDMAHQVSFEASEIERERGVIIEEWRLGQDAGSRVRDAQNAVFLAGSRYSERSPIGKREVLESFEHDTIKRFYRDWYRPDLQSVVIVGDFEPQDMLALVERYFGVIPKREEVRPREDFSVPENLAPQAIVTTDPEYPNNLLQVMWKKDVQRMSNLGEYYDNLKTSLFYTMLNLRLEEKSKTADPPYSFAAATEYPLLRTMSAAMMFAMYTQGKSEEALRTVLTEAERVQRYGFLPSEFERAKIDILRGAEQDVAEQGTRESGRIAWEIVDAVSNQNVFTSAEFRQMLTQELIQAITLEEVNALVENLIQDKNMFIGLAGPQKEGLTYPTKERLLEIASGVNSLEIEPYEDKTVNEPLLEVIPEPVAIKKESFDAKSGVNIWTLANGVKVYAKKTDFKNDEVLLQAISPGGFSRYDTTDVPAARLVSGYISDAGFGKFDAISLGKATAGKVARVNLSVDTYQESFDASCSPKDMELMFQMLHQYAVNPRFDRADFASYLQRTKTFYQNRNLDPMNVFMDRVQKELYQNHPYAKSLADADFDTIDMDAVERIFRDRFADFSDFSFVIVGNFDPEQLKTYCRTYLGNLPCGGRLEKPKDVNIRLRKGLQSIWFNMGSTDRAFASTLLNGKYNSSTKNKVMLDALEFVLNEKLRENIREERSGVYFIQAWQSTTSYPDSRYTVGTMMGCAPARLKELNDAIFATLDSLRAGNIDKRYLVAANATLRQQFDENIKSNRFWIYQLKSDIWQGRKLASFLDEPAFFDQIDLKNIAKAAKKYLRFGKNQLSVFMLPQVQE, from the coding sequence ATGAACCCCAACGCCAAGCTTTTCGTGACCCTCATCCTGACGGCCCTGCTAGCAGGGCTTTTCGCCCAGCCGGCGGAAATGATGCAAATCCCCCTCCAGCAGGACCCCGCCGTTCTTTCCGGCCAGCTTGCCAACGGCCTCTCCTATTACATCATGCGCAACCCCAAACCCGCCAACCTAGCCGAATTGCGGCTCTATGTGGATGTGGGCTCCGTGAATGAAGACGCGGACCAGCTTGGCCTGGCACATTTCACGGAACACATGGCCTTCAACGGCACCAAAAACTTTGCCAAAAACGAGGTGGTGGAATACCTTTCCTCCATCGGGATGGGTTATTACAACGGCCTCAACGCCATGACCAGCTACGACTACACGGTTTACCAACTGAAAATACCCACCGATGACAGCGCCAAGCTGAACCAGGGGCTGTTGATCCTTTCCGACATGGCCCACCAGGTGAGTTTCGAGGCTTCGGAAATCGAACGCGAGCGCGGCGTTATCATTGAGGAATGGAGGCTGGGACAGGATGCCGGCAGCCGGGTCAGGGATGCCCAGAATGCCGTTTTTCTGGCCGGTTCGCGCTACTCGGAACGTTCGCCAATCGGCAAACGGGAAGTTCTGGAAAGCTTTGAGCATGACACCATCAAACGTTTTTACCGCGATTGGTACCGTCCCGACCTCCAAAGCGTGGTGATCGTGGGCGATTTTGAGCCGCAAGACATGCTGGCGCTGGTGGAGCGGTATTTCGGCGTTATACCCAAACGTGAGGAAGTTCGCCCCAGAGAGGATTTCAGCGTTCCCGAAAACCTTGCCCCCCAGGCCATTGTGACCACCGATCCCGAATATCCGAACAACCTGCTGCAGGTGATGTGGAAAAAGGACGTCCAGCGGATGAGCAATTTGGGCGAGTATTATGACAACCTAAAGACTTCTCTGTTCTACACCATGCTCAATCTCCGCCTGGAAGAGAAAAGCAAAACAGCCGATCCGCCCTATTCCTTCGCCGCCGCCACCGAATATCCGCTGCTACGAACGATGTCCGCGGCGATGATGTTCGCGATGTACACCCAAGGCAAGTCGGAAGAGGCTTTGCGCACCGTCCTCACCGAGGCGGAGCGGGTGCAGCGTTACGGCTTTTTGCCCAGCGAGTTCGAACGCGCCAAAATTGACATTCTGCGTGGCGCCGAGCAGGATGTGGCTGAGCAGGGCACCCGTGAATCCGGCCGCATCGCCTGGGAAATCGTGGACGCCGTTTCCAACCAGAATGTCTTTACCAGCGCGGAATTCCGTCAGATGCTTACCCAGGAACTGATCCAGGCCATCACCCTGGAAGAGGTGAACGCACTGGTGGAAAACCTGATCCAGGACAAGAACATGTTCATCGGCCTGGCTGGCCCCCAAAAAGAAGGATTGACCTATCCTACCAAAGAGCGCCTTTTGGAAATCGCCAGCGGAGTGAACAGCCTGGAAATCGAGCCCTATGAAGATAAAACCGTGAACGAGCCTCTGCTTGAGGTAATCCCGGAGCCGGTGGCAATAAAGAAGGAAAGCTTTGATGCCAAATCCGGCGTGAACATCTGGACCCTGGCCAACGGGGTGAAGGTTTACGCCAAGAAAACGGATTTCAAGAACGACGAAGTGCTGCTCCAAGCCATCAGCCCCGGCGGATTCAGCCGCTATGACACAACCGACGTTCCCGCTGCCAGACTGGTTTCTGGCTATATCAGCGATGCCGGGTTCGGCAAATTCGACGCCATCTCGCTGGGTAAGGCGACCGCCGGCAAAGTGGCCAGGGTGAATCTGAGCGTTGACACTTACCAGGAATCTTTCGACGCTTCCTGCTCGCCCAAAGACATGGAACTGATGTTCCAGATGCTGCACCAGTACGCCGTCAATCCCAGATTTGACCGCGCTGATTTTGCCTCCTACCTCCAGCGCACGAAAACCTTTTACCAAAACAGGAACCTGGACCCGATGAACGTGTTCATGGACCGGGTCCAGAAAGAGCTCTACCAAAACCATCCTTACGCCAAGAGCCTGGCCGACGCGGATTTCGACACCATCGACATGGATGCAGTGGAACGGATTTTCCGGGACCGCTTTGCCGATTTTTCTGATTTTAGCTTCGTGATTGTTGGCAATTTCGACCCGGAACAGCTGAAAACCTATTGCCGGACCTATCTGGGCAACCTTCCCTGCGGCGGCAGGCTCGAAAAGCCCAAGGATGTAAACATCCGCCTGAGAAAGGGCTTACAGTCCATCTGGTTCAATATGGGCTCCACAGACCGCGCCTTCGCGTCCACCTTACTGAACGGAAAATACAACTCCAGCACCAAAAACAAGGTGATGCTGGACGCCCTGGAGTTTGTGCTCAATGAAAAACTGCGGGAAAACATCCGCGAGGAACGCAGCGGGGTCTATTTCATCCAGGCCTGGCAATCCACCACCAGCTACCCCGATTCCCGCTACACCGTCGGCACCATGATGGGTTGTGCCCCGGCGCGTTTGAAAGAGCTCAACGACGCCATCTTCGCCACCCTGGACAGCCTCCGCGCCGGTAATATCGACAAGCGCTACCTCGTCGCGGCCAACGCCACTCTCCGGCAGCAGTTTGACGAGAACATCAAATCCAACCGTTTCTGGATTTACCAGCTCAAGTCCGACATCTGGCAAGGCAGGAAGCTCGCCTCATTCCTGGACGAACCCGCTTTCTTCGATCAGATCGACCTGAAAAACATCGCCAAAGCCGCCAAGAAATACCTGCGCTTCGGTAAAAACCAACTGTCGGTCTTTATGCTGCCCCAAGTCCAGGAGTGA
- a CDS encoding DUF362 domain-containing protein, with protein sequence MPKVQIRRIETYDLQQLEAAVADFLGHANRIRIKRSKRVLLKPNLLGAFPPERAVTTHPVLLEALIRHFLELGKEVWIGDSPGGTADVEQVWQACGLKDLASRYPVKLVNLSTSGYRELKWNGIPVKISEVFWQCGIVINIGKYKTHGLVGFTGALKNLYGLVPGLIKTDYHSRYPNSVDFSHLLLALYGLTRARLSYSFIDGILGMDGIGPSGGRVRKFGLLLGSRSASSLDFTAARMMGFRLDDVPYLSEALQMDGVLPSRVQVPTSFRNFTLPDVDIRAVKYSYRVLRRVPRFARHLVQRYYSKRPFISDRCKKCGICVQSCPVQAISPPGRFTLPKIDPRKCIKCMCCHEMCLHGAVDIHKTFLTRMIEK encoded by the coding sequence ATGCCAAAAGTCCAGATTCGCAGGATTGAAACATACGACCTGCAGCAGCTTGAGGCCGCGGTGGCTGATTTTCTGGGCCACGCAAACCGAATCAGGATAAAGCGCAGCAAACGGGTTTTGCTGAAACCGAATCTTTTGGGCGCTTTTCCCCCGGAACGGGCTGTCACCACCCATCCGGTGCTGCTGGAAGCATTGATCCGCCATTTTCTGGAGCTCGGCAAAGAGGTCTGGATCGGCGACAGCCCCGGCGGAACAGCCGACGTGGAACAGGTTTGGCAGGCCTGCGGGCTCAAAGACCTGGCCAGCCGCTATCCCGTGAAGCTGGTGAACCTTTCCACCTCCGGCTACCGCGAGCTCAAATGGAACGGGATTCCAGTTAAGATTTCCGAGGTCTTCTGGCAGTGCGGAATCGTGATCAACATAGGCAAATACAAGACTCACGGCCTGGTGGGTTTCACCGGCGCCCTCAAAAACCTCTACGGCCTTGTGCCCGGCTTGATTAAGACCGATTACCACAGCCGCTATCCCAATTCTGTGGATTTTTCCCATCTGCTACTGGCGCTTTACGGGCTGACCCGCGCCCGGCTTTCTTACAGCTTCATCGACGGCATCCTGGGAATGGACGGGATCGGCCCTTCCGGAGGCAGAGTGAGGAAATTCGGCCTGCTGCTGGGTTCGCGTTCCGCATCCTCGCTTGATTTCACCGCTGCGAGGATGATGGGTTTCCGCCTTGACGACGTTCCCTACCTCAGCGAAGCGCTGCAGATGGACGGGGTGCTGCCTTCCCGGGTTCAGGTACCCACAAGTTTTCGCAATTTCACACTGCCCGATGTGGACATCCGTGCCGTGAAATACAGCTACCGCGTCCTGCGCCGCGTGCCCCGTTTCGCCCGGCATCTGGTGCAGCGTTATTACAGCAAGCGGCCCTTTATCAGCGACCGCTGCAAAAAATGCGGCATCTGCGTGCAAAGCTGTCCCGTGCAGGCGATTTCCCCTCCCGGCAGATTCACCCTGCCCAAAATCGATCCCCGCAAGTGCATCAAGTGCATGTGCTGCCACGAGATGTGTCTCCACGGCGCGGTGGATATCCATAAAACCTTTCTCACCAGGATGATCGAAAAATGA
- a CDS encoding GGDEF domain-containing protein codes for MTDGTDAKTPIPVSWRRKKGLREMLALLLDSSGPQREYLINIILAQGSGRPGREPSQRETRFRCANIIEQLVGLLRSEAVQSKSQLLPFFKYLDSFPLDPLQETQTALSLIFPGGPSEEDKKLFYRLELFWLLTLMGDLDSAGPLRKELEPQISLEKPRLYIIWLLSLARILQKRGKRISFSTLWLNIICEYYRLDGAATALYLILRWVRMINWGRDTALRKKVLHRFGARLRQRKDLLSATLLYELFDQEHRHANPSEKMLYTKLLFRHSSSLLSVQQLQYLHFFAGNYLSAVKSSFPQSIREFQHSNYYLHKSWSHLRNLSLFLRANLRDDQYAQSMSYLQQRVVDLSSQISLQNNAYVETLHENYSTIKKLLRQVEELSITDNLTGLKNRRYLTNNLYHAFQLAARHKVPVCLAILDIDYFKSVNDQLGHLAGDQVLKSLARLLQSSFRKSDAVIRYGGEEFLLVLFDVDPERMSEMMEELRRKVKNQRFSWQGNPIRISVSIGWASCPACLKQSELEEHIARIDAALYTAKSTGRDLVVRATD; via the coding sequence ATGACCGACGGGACTGATGCCAAAACCCCGATACCGGTGAGCTGGCGCCGCAAAAAGGGTCTGCGCGAAATGCTGGCCCTACTGCTGGATTCCAGTGGGCCGCAGCGCGAGTATCTGATCAACATCATCCTGGCCCAGGGTTCAGGCAGGCCCGGCCGCGAACCGTCCCAGCGCGAAACCCGCTTCCGCTGTGCCAACATCATTGAGCAACTGGTGGGGCTGCTGCGTTCCGAGGCGGTGCAAAGTAAAAGCCAGCTGCTACCTTTCTTCAAGTATCTGGACAGCTTCCCCCTCGACCCTCTCCAGGAAACCCAGACCGCTCTGAGCCTTATCTTCCCCGGGGGTCCCAGCGAAGAGGATAAAAAGCTCTTTTACCGCCTGGAACTCTTTTGGCTGCTTACCCTGATGGGCGATCTGGACAGCGCCGGACCCCTGCGCAAAGAGCTGGAACCACAAATCTCCCTGGAAAAGCCCCGTCTCTACATCATCTGGCTGCTTTCTTTGGCCCGCATTCTCCAAAAGCGGGGGAAACGCATCAGCTTCTCAACCCTGTGGCTGAACATCATTTGTGAATACTACCGCCTGGACGGTGCCGCCACCGCGCTCTACCTCATCCTCAGATGGGTGAGGATGATCAACTGGGGACGCGACACCGCCCTCCGCAAGAAGGTTTTGCACAGGTTCGGCGCCCGGCTCCGTCAGCGGAAGGACCTTCTCTCCGCCACCCTTTTGTATGAGCTCTTCGACCAGGAACACCGCCACGCCAATCCCAGCGAAAAGATGCTCTACACCAAGCTTCTGTTCCGCCACTCCTCTTCCCTGCTCAGCGTGCAGCAGCTTCAGTATCTCCACTTTTTTGCTGGCAACTACCTGTCGGCTGTGAAATCCAGCTTTCCCCAGTCAATCCGGGAATTTCAGCATTCTAACTACTATCTGCACAAAAGCTGGTCCCACCTGCGAAATCTATCCCTTTTTCTGCGTGCCAACCTCCGCGACGACCAATATGCCCAATCCATGAGCTACCTGCAGCAGCGAGTGGTGGACTTGAGCAGCCAGATCAGCCTGCAGAACAATGCCTACGTGGAAACCCTGCACGAAAACTACAGCACCATAAAAAAACTGCTCCGCCAAGTGGAGGAACTCTCCATAACGGACAACCTCACTGGCCTCAAAAACCGCCGCTACCTGACCAACAACCTCTACCACGCCTTCCAATTGGCAGCACGACATAAAGTGCCTGTCTGCCTGGCCATCCTCGACATCGACTATTTCAAGAGCGTGAATGACCAACTGGGGCACCTTGCCGGCGACCAGGTGCTGAAAAGCCTGGCCAGGCTGCTGCAGTCCTCATTCCGCAAGAGCGATGCCGTTATCCGCTATGGCGGTGAGGAATTCCTGCTTGTACTTTTCGACGTGGACCCGGAACGCATGTCTGAAATGATGGAGGAGCTTCGCCGCAAGGTGAAAAACCAACGTTTTAGCTGGCAGGGCAATCCCATCCGCATAAGCGTTAGCATCGGCTGGGCAAGTTGCCCCGCTTGCCTCAAACAGAGCGAGCTGGAGGAACACATCGCCCGCATCGATGCAGCCCTCTACACCGCCAAAAGCACCGGCCGCGACCTGGTTGTGCGTGCCACGGACTGA